A genome region from Vulpes lagopus strain Blue_001 chromosome 7, ASM1834538v1, whole genome shotgun sequence includes the following:
- the LOC121495773 gene encoding histone H1.10 has protein sequence MSVELEEALPLTTAEGAAKKAAKAGGSAALSPSKKKKNNKKKNQPGKYSQLVVETIRRLGERNGSSLAKIYTEAKKVAWFDQQNGRTYLKYSIKALVQNDTLLQVKGTGANGSFKLNRKKLEGGSERRGATAAATAPAPAAHKAKKAAPGPPGPRRADKKPPKGPKAEKRSHKKGAASKKDKGSKAKKAAAAGGKKVKKAAKPSVPKVPKGRK, from the coding sequence ATGTCCGTGGAGCTCGAGGAGGCCCTGCCGCTGACGACCGCCGAGGGGGCGGCCAAGAAGGCGGCCAAGGCCGGCGGCTCGGCGGCACTGTCCCCgtccaagaagaaaaagaacaacaagaaGAAGAACCAGCCGGGCAAGTACAGCCAGCTGGTGGTGGAGACCATCCGCAGGCTGGGGGAGCGCAACGGCTCGTCGCTGGCCAAGATCTACACCGAGGCCAAGAAGGTGGCGTGGTTCGACCAGCAGAACGGGCGCACCTACCTCAAGTACTCCATCAAGGCGCTGGTGCAGAACGACACGCTCCTGCAGGTGAAGGGCACCGGCGCCAACGGCTCGTTCAAGCTCAACCGCAAGAAGCTGGAGGGCGGCAGCGAGCGGCGCGGAGCCACGGCGGCCGCCACCGCCCCGGCGCCCGCCGCGCACAAGGCCAAGAAGGCGGCCCCGGGCCCACCCGGCCCCCGGCGCGCGGACAAGAAGCCGCCCAAGGGCCCGAAGGCCGAGAAGCGCTCGCACAAGAAGGGCGCCGCCTCCAAGAAGGACAAAGGCAGCAAGGCTAAGAAGGCGGCGGCCGCCGGGGGCAAGAAGGTGAAGAAGGCGGCCAAGCCCAGCGTCCCCAAGGTGCCCAAGGGCCGCAAGTGA